gtGTTTAGTCAGCTTGGATCTGTGCTGAAAAACTGTGACATTTCAGTACATCTGGTAGAGGTGAGCCAAAAATTAAGTGAGATTCAAGCATTAACATTGACTGAAGAGAAGGTCCCATTAGAGCGAGATGCTGGAGCCCCAGTATACATGAAAGGTGTCACAAAGTCTGGAATTCCAATTTCCTGGTACCGAGATCTGCAGGATATTCCAAAAGGtaattattttacattgattAATGAAAGAAGTTTGACCACACCTCCTCACAATAGTGATTGGTGACCACAACGTTGTAGAGCAACATAGTAGATTGAGTTAGTGCTGCCAAGTGTCTTACCTGTGGAGGACAGCGAGCCTTTTTCCTAAAGAGCGCTGtattagaaaacaaaatcccCTAACATTGAGGAGCAGTGATTTTATGTGGTGTCACAAAGactaaaccaaaccaaaaccaatATACAGATTTTTGTTGTGCTTTTTTGCTTTTCCCTACCCCTAAGATAGGATGATGAAGCAGCCCAAGGCAATGGGGGCTGAAGGAAGTGTTACTCTTGGGTTTACTTTAATTATCTCATCTTTCGATAACCCTTCCTTGGCCTAAAGGCAAGCAAGCATGGTGGGAAAATCCCCCGCAGCCTTCGGGACTCTTGTATTGATGAGCCCCGGCTCAAATCGGCTCAAATCACAGGTGCTTGTCCAACCTTGGCAGGGCAGCTCAGCTGTTCCTGGCTTTAATCGTCTAGGTtgatggcaggaaattcaaatcctCTTCCAGCTAACAAATTTGAGTTCTGATTTCTTTCAGGCCTACTGATAAATAAAAGACTAAGCTGATAATTGGGATATTTTGTCTTTTGACTCTCTATGGGGAAAATGAGAATAGTGATAATTCTTCCTTCGTACTTTCTGCAGAGTGGGTTTGCCATGAGGACGTGGATGATTCTGTGGTAGTGATGATTACAGGAGCATCACAAGTTCAGTTACGAAGAActatgcatttttcttttgttagtgTTCACTAGAGCCGTTGATTGCCTTGAAAATGctgaaatgttaatttttttcttctgtttttaaatagggTTCAGCTTTTATCTTGCACATGAATTTTTTGATGTTCTTCCTGTGCATAAGTTTCAGGTATTGATGGGGAAAAAAGTCACATTTATAATTGAATAACAGCTTTATGTTGTAAGAATAAACATTTATGGTATTTAAGTATTATTTGTCGAAGTTAGCTGTATTTGGAAGTTTGATGAatacaaataactgaaaaaaaatcttaattctctTAGGATTATTGTTAACAATTATTAATTCTCCTGAGGTAAAGATGTGTGGGGATGTAAGAGGTTATATGGCTATAGGAAATAGAGGGTTATTTtctagcaaatatttttaaattccaaatattaaaattttttgtcacTTTTTCCTGTGAGGAGGTGTAAGATTTAGTGGTAGTGTGTGTATACTGGTGACTTCTAAGTACATACTAGTATGTAGTCATTTGTTAATTAGTCCTCTTAAGTCTGTTTTCCATTCTGGGGGCACTTTCCATGCTGCTAATTTTCTCCTCCATTTCTCATCTAAACAACATCAGTAGTTTGCATCTGTCAGTCTGCtcatatttttcaaaggaaatgaactaatgcctttaaataattttaagtggTCAAGTGCTCTGTAAATGTTAGTTATTTATGGTAAGGGAGAAGACTTAAATTATTTTGGTGGAGGTAATTTGAGAACAAACTTACaaaaatttgttcttttgtgtttagAAAACACCACACGGATGGCGAGAGGTCCTCATTGATATCGATCCACACGTGTCTGATAAGCTGAGGTTTGTTTTGGCACCTTGTGCCACCCCAGCAGAAGCCTTCATACAAGTAGgaataagttttttttcttagtttattgCCAACCAATTCTTCAGTCTTATTTTCTGAGTTACTATTTTAGAGTTCTTTGCAACGTGTGAGGTGCTTTTTATTAATAGTGAAAATTGCACAGGCTCTAAAGTCAGGAGACTGGGTTCAAATAATTTCTTAGCTGTGTGAGAAAGTCAGCACTCACTCAGCAAGTCCCTGACtgtctctacctcagtttcctaTCAAATGGCCACAATGGTGTCTACCTGAAAGAAGTTGTTATCTGTGAAAACAGTGTAGTACAGTGTGTAGTAAAGTaacaataacatttattgagtattttgtATGTatgactctgttttctcatttaattctcaaaacaagtCTATTAGGTAAATTTTACCATCACTCTTTTTGAGCGACTATCAGAGCATGCCTTTTTTCTCAGGCTTCCACCCCGATCTAAATTTGATTCTAGACTGCCAGAATGGTACATTTTCTGCTGCTTTCTCTTGTCCTCAAGGAATAACTACAAGAGCCTATCAGATATATCTTGGGGTTGTGtttaaaagttcagaaaaaaACCTGTCCTTCTCAGGAATGTTTGGACGTTAGGTTgcctgttttattcctttttttccagctcagaaaaaaaagatttctactTTCTGGACCATAACTAAGAACTTCTGCTTCAGAAGTTACcgattttaaatgtaaaagagcTTTTAAACATAAACCTATGAATTAAGTTTTCTTTTGCAAAGGATAAGGTTAAAATATCGGCCTAACTGCTTGtgagcatttttctttttgtatattctgGCTACCTAATTTTACCTGAGTGAGAGACAAATTCATAAAGCTACCAAGAGCTAACCCACTGGCCCTGGGAATTGTGATTCTTTTTAGTTCCTGATTTGAATGGTACACAGTTATGAGGGAGGGAGTGATGATTTTCCCTGTCATTTGGATGGGGCCAGTGGTAAAGGGATCTGTTGTCTTGAAGGGCATTCTCACGGTAACAATGTTGGTATGGGATGCCGAGGCATGCCAGCTTATGCCTGAAGCAGCTGACCCCATGGTTGTTACAGTTAAATCACAGTAATTTATTTAATAGCCCTGGGGGCTAAGTGGtttgttgtttcatttaatcctcacagtaagcCTAGGATATGTGctgaggaaacagactgtgaaagatgAGGTAACTTGTCTGTAATAGCAGTGGGAGAGCTGAGACTCAGGGGCTGAGTCTGGTAGACTGTACCTGGTAGACTTGTGCCATTATAGTCAGGGACAtcggggcagggcaggagggtgTTGGCGTTTAGTAGGGTGTTAGGAGGGAGCAAAAGTTAATATATGTttaaatgatgaagaaaaatttcttttgttatCACAGGAGTTAGTGAAATTTTACACTAATACGAGTCAAGTTGACAGGTATTAACTGCTGTCATTTCACTTGTTAAGCTAATAAGCACTTACTGAGGACCCTTAGTTAATTGTTGAACATCTTGAGAAATAAGGCCCTTGGGGATATTGACGCTAGTTTATAAGCTGATATTATTAGATATAGGGCATATCGTTGGGGTACCTTTTGCCCCCAAAGAAGGCAAATATACTTGCTTAATAGGATCTGTTTTGTTATATTGGATTTATATCATTTATTCTACCTGCACAATTTTTTGAGTGTctcttatgtgccaggcactgttctaggcagaCAAAAATTCCTTTTCCATGAGTTCAACCTAGTAGAATATATTTGTACGAATTGATATAAAAGTATAGTcaccataaaaaatgataatgtaCTAAGCCATCGGGGGGGCTGGGAAGATACATGCCTTTTATAGAcagcattaaaattaaaatatctttgtAAACTTAGTGGACAGCATCTGAGAACCAAAGAGTTCTGTATAATATAAAGGACATCATGTGAAAAGTTGAGTGTAGACAATGTATTCATAttgagaagaaatttatttttattataactgAGAAATGCTCATTGTTGAAAATTCCTAAGGAAGCAGGTCTTTTGAATGATGTATTTTGATTCAACTGTTCCCTTACTAGTGTGATGAAACAAGGGATCACGTGGAAGTGTGTCCTGATGCAGGTGTTATTATTCAGGAACTTTCTGAACGCATTGCAGTAACTGGAGGTGCTGCTCTGATTGCTGATTATGGTCATGATGGAACGAAGACCGATACCTTCAGAGTATGTATAATTCAGTCCCATGATTTATCAGAATTTAATTGGTAAGATTTACTTATAGTTGTTTGTTAGGTTTGAAACTCATTGAAGATCTTTATCTTCTTTGGTTTCCACAGTGCCTAGCATTGTTGTATTATACTGTTTTGTAATTAATCCATGTTTTTATTATTACCCTTAACCCTGTATCTTACTGTCCACCTATCATTTGAACAGAGTCTGAATTGTCTACATTATTTCTTAAGTTGCAGAACCTAGGTTTGCATATATCCTAGTAAGCATCTACTACAAATGgattttcttagaattttctcttcctcctttatttaaaaaagatttggtACTACTTTGAAGGTTTGATCTAGCTACTGTAGTCATTCTAACTTTTTCTATCATGTTTTcgacttttttttcctcttttggtgTATTCTGCTATCCTTCCTATACATCCTTTCTTATGTTCTTTGAATATGATCGATCAATTCTGTTCAGTACACTTTAGTTGAAATACATTTATCTCGATGCCATTAGTCATTTTCTAGATCTATTGTTCTCAGTTTCTaactttatttaagaaaaaccTGGAGAGTTTTATTACAAATGCTGGTTCCCTTGCCTTACCTCCAGGATTCTGATCCACGAGGTCTGGGTGGAGTCCAGTGATATattctcaggtgattctgatgcatatAGTTGATGGATACACTTTGTGTAACAGTGTCTAGGTTCTGATAACCTGGATTCATCTGGAAAATTATCTCTTCTATCTTGTCACCGTGGGCATTATTGAAAATGTTTAACAGTTGTCAAAAGGAGCATCTCCAGGCACTTTTATGTTGGCTTTTCCACATAGCATCTCACTTGAGGAAAGGGTGCTACCTCATTAAGCTTGTAAACCACTGATTTAGGCCATATTTTCCTTAACAGTTATGTAAAATGTACCAAAATGATagcatttatttaatctttaatgataacaataaagacaaaaacttatcatttaaaaaattatgttcaaGGGGTTTTGTGGCCACAAGCTTCACGACGTCCTGATTGCCCCAGGAACAGCAGACCTAACAGCTGACGTGGACTTCAGTTACTTGCGCCGAATGGCACAGGGAAAAGTAGCTTCTCTGGGTCCAGTGaaacagcaaacatttttaaaaaatatgggcATTGATGTCCGGCTGAAggtaatcatttattttatttcactatcaTTATATATTAATTTCATAGTATTTCAATAcgtattttaaatattaagttcACCTGGCCTTAATGCTCTTGTGGTTAGATCCCTGGTGTTTCAGTCTTTTCAGTAGTATGGGATTCAGTGTAACCAGACAGCCTGGGGGTGGAGCTGCCTGGTAAGTTTTATGCCTCTCCATATGAGGTAGAATTAAGACTTCCAAATAGTGTTTATGTTCACTAAGAAAATTTGAATGTGTGTATAAGTATGAATTTTATAACTATTTTGATGACATCTTAACCCTTCAGTGTAGATCAGCCCATCTGAGAATATGTTAAACATACAAATCCATAGGTTTGGGTCAGAGTAACCTGTGTTTTTAATAAACACTCTGTGATTCTGAGGCAGGTGATCGGAAATCACATTTTAAGCACTACTTTATTGAATAGCTAATATTAGAAATACTAATAGTCATTAGTATTGCTTGCATATACCTAGGAATCCTTTCttctggttatttttaataaaaaattttttctcttcagGTCCTTTTAGATAAATCAGATGAACCATCATTGAGGCAGCAGTTACTTCAGGGATATGATATGTTAATGAACCCTAAGGAGATGGGAGAAAGATTTAACTTTTTTGCCTTGCTACCTCATCAGAGACTTCATGGTAGAAATCATCAGATAAATGCATTGCAGTCAGAACCCTCTCCATCACCTGTTGCTGGGTTTAGTGAACTTGTTTGGCGATGATATTTCAATTTGGGCTTTTTACCCTCAAGTCTgcctaagaaaccagaataaagagAACA
The sequence above is a segment of the Camelus bactrianus isolate YW-2024 breed Bactrian camel chromosome 15, ASM4877302v1, whole genome shotgun sequence genome. Coding sequences within it:
- the NDUFAF7 gene encoding protein arginine methyltransferase NDUFAF7, mitochondrial isoform X1, whose translation is MSVLVRAGVWPLRAARAVIPCFWRGKYFSSGKEPAENNLVTPMLRHLIYKIKSTGPITVAEYMKEVLTNPAKGYYVHRDMLGEEGDFITSPEISQIFGELLGIWFISEWIATGKTAAFQLVELGPGRGTLSGDILRVFSQLGSVLKNCDISVHLVEVSQKLSEIQALTLTEEKVPLERDAGAPVYMKGVTKSGIPISWYRDLQDIPKGFSFYLAHEFFDVLPVHKFQKTPHGWREVLIDIDPHVSDKLRFVLAPCATPAEAFIQCDETRDHVEVCPDAGVIIQELSERIAVTGGAALIADYGHDGTKTDTFRGFCGHKLHDVLIAPGTADLTADVDFSYLRRMAQGKVASLGPVKQQTFLKNMGIDVRLKVLLDKSDEPSLRQQLLQGYDMLMNPKEMGERFNFFALLPHQRLHGRNHQINALQSEPSPSPVAGFSELVWR
- the NDUFAF7 gene encoding protein arginine methyltransferase NDUFAF7, mitochondrial isoform X2, translated to MSVLVRAGVWPLRAARAVIPCFWRGKYFSSGKEPAENNLVTPMLRHLIYKIKSTGPITVAEYMKEVLTNPAKGYYVHRDMLGEEGDFITSPEISQIFGELLGIWFISEWIATGKTAAFQLVELGPGRGTLSGDILRVFSQLGSVLKNCDISVHLVEVSQKLSEIQALTLTEEKVPLERDAGAPVYMKGVTKSGIPISWYRDLQDIPKGFSFYLAHEFFDVLPVHKFQKTPHGWREVLIDIDPHVSDKLRFVLAPCATPAEAFIQELSERIAVTGGAALIADYGHDGTKTDTFRGFCGHKLHDVLIAPGTADLTADVDFSYLRRMAQGKVASLGPVKQQTFLKNMGIDVRLKVLLDKSDEPSLRQQLLQGYDMLMNPKEMGERFNFFALLPHQRLHGRNHQINALQSEPSPSPVAGFSELVWR
- the NDUFAF7 gene encoding protein arginine methyltransferase NDUFAF7, mitochondrial isoform X3, which codes for MSVLVRAGVWPLRAARAVIPCFWRGKYFSSGKEPAENNLVTPMLRHLIYKIKSTGPITVAEYMKEVLTNPAKLLGIWFISEWIATGKTAAFQLVELGPGRGTLSGDILRVFSQLGSVLKNCDISVHLVEVSQKLSEIQALTLTEEKVPLERDAGAPVYMKGVTKSGIPISWYRDLQDIPKGFSFYLAHEFFDVLPVHKFQKTPHGWREVLIDIDPHVSDKLRFVLAPCATPAEAFIQCDETRDHVEVCPDAGVIIQELSERIAVTGGAALIADYGHDGTKTDTFRGFCGHKLHDVLIAPGTADLTADVDFSYLRRMAQGKVASLGPVKQQTFLKNMGIDVRLKVLLDKSDEPSLRQQLLQGYDMLMNPKEMGERFNFFALLPHQRLHGRNHQINALQSEPSPSPVAGFSELVWR